The DNA sequence TGAGCACTTCCTGCTCGAAGGTGGCGTCGGTGATCTCTTTGACGTTGCCCATCGCATCTCTCCTGAAGCCCGCAGGCCTTTCTTTGGTGCCGGAGGTCGGACTCGAACCGACACGGAGTTGCCTCCACCGGATTTTGAGTCCGGCGTGTCTGCCATTTCACCACTCCGGCAGCTACGGACTTACCTAACTAATGCCGGCCGGCCGCGGTGTCTATCCCGGCGCCGAACGGGGGCGGAGCGGCGAAAACGCTTCTAACGGCTCTTCTTTTCGGGCTGCCTGGCCAGCTTTCGCTCGAGCTCGAGCATGGTCGGCTCTTCGAACTTGGGTGCGTTGCGCTTGGTGTCGATCTTGACCAGCGCGTCGTTGGCCAGCCGTTCCATGTCGGGGCTGGGCCGCGTCCTGCGCAGCTCCTCGACGCCGTCGCGGACGCTGGCGTCGCCGATTTCGCCGAGCGCGTAGACGGCGTGGCAGGCCAGTTCCTGGTCGGCCACGGTTCTCGCGTAGTTCAGGAGGCGGGCGCTGGTGGTGGGATCGGGAATGCGGCTGAGTGCCGTCAGGACCCGCAGCTTCTCCTCGCGGCCGGTGTCGCTGAGGAAGAGGAGCTGCATGAGGGCCGGCGTGGCCTCCTTCGCCTTCATCAGCCCCAGGTAGTCGATGGCCTTGATGCGGATGCGGATGTCGCTGTCGGCGGTGGCCTCGATCAAAGGACGAATGCCTTCCTCGCCGCCCTTGGTACCGAGCGAATCGACGGCCTCCAGGCGCGTCTTGACGTCGGTTTCTTCGGTCAGGCGCCGCTTCCATTCCTCGACGTTGGCGCCCTTGGCCACGCGGTCGTAACGCTTCACCGCCGGATGATCGGTGAACTGGGCACCGGCGCTGGTAGCGGTCAAAAGGACGGAGGCAAGCACGGCGGCCTGCCCTGGCGAAAGCTTCATTTTCATCGATTCAGCCCACCGGTTGCGGTCGGGCTGAAGGTATCCGCTATCGCTGCTGCTGCAAGCCGGCCGCTTTGCGGACGGTGCTAACGCGTAGCGTCACTCCACCCATGCGCGTGGCGGCGGCGTTGCCGTGCAGGCAGCCGCGCGTCGAGTGTTTCGAATTTGTGCTGCGGAATTTTGACCAACGGTGGCCGGTTCCATAAAAGTGCCCGCAAACCGGCTCTCCAAACTGACTTCGGGGAAGGACTCAAGCTGATGTCCGAGACACACCACCACCCAGAGCTCCCGTTCTGGCGCAAGTACATCTTCTCCGTCGACCACAAGGTCATTGGAATCCAGTACGGGATCACGGCTCTGTTCTTCCTGTTCTTCGGGTTCTGTCTGATCATGCTGCTGCGCTGGCAGCTGGCTTTCCCGGGCCAGGCTCTTCCTCTGATCGGCGGCTGGTTCAGCGACGCGACGATGCCGGGCGGCGTGATGCTGCCGGAGTTCTACAACCAGCTCGGTGCGATGCACGGAACGATCATGGTGTTCCTCGGCGTCGTTCCGCTCGCCGTCGGCGGCTTCGGCAACTATGTCGTGCCGCTTCAGGTGGGCGCGCCGGACATGGCCTTCCCCAAGCTGAACATGGCCAGCTACTGGTCGTTCTTCGTCGGCGGCGTGGTGATGCTGCTGAGCTTCTTCATTCCCGAAGGCGGCGCCGCGCAGTCCGGATGGACGTCGTATCCGCCGCTGGCCAGCATCGCGCCCGAAGGCCAGACCTGGTGGCTGGTCGGCATGCTGTTCCTGATCTTCTCGTCGCTGCTCGGCTCGGTGAACTTCATCGTCACCATCATGCATCTGCGCGCGCCGGGGCTGACGATGATGCGCCTGCCCTTCTTCGTGTGGGCGCAGCTGGTCACGAGCTTCCTGCTGCTGCTGGCGTTCCCGCCGCTGCAGGCCGCGGCCACGCTGCAGTTCATGGATCGCGTCTTCGGCACCAGCTTCTTCCTGCCCACCGGCCTGGTGGTCGGTGGCAGCGCGGCCGACATCGCCGGCGGCGGCAATCCGCTGCTCTACCAGCACCTGTTCTGGTTCCTGGCCCACCCCGAGGTCTACGTCCTGATCCTTCCGGCCATGGGCATCGTCGGCGAGGTGATCGCCAACAACATCCGCAAGCCGCTGTGGGGCTACCGCTCGCTGGTCTACTCGCTGATCTTCCTCGGCTTCATGTCGTTCATCGTCTGGGCGCACCACATGTTCCAGACCGGCATGGGCACGGCGATGAGCATCTTCTTCCAGACCACGACGATGATCATCTCGATTCCCTCCGTCATCATCCTGACGGCGCTGATCATCTCGCTGTGGGGCGGCTCGATCCGCTTCACGGTCCCGATGCTGTTCGCCCTGGCCTTCCTGCCGATGTTCGGCATCGGCGGCCTGACCGGCCTGCCGCTCGGACTGGCCTCGCCCGACATCCACCTGCACGACACGTTCTACGTCATCGGCCACTTCCACTACGTGGTCGCGCCGGGAACGCTCTTCGCCCTGTTCGCCGGCATCTACTACTGGTTCCCCAAGGCCACCGGCAGGATGATGAACCAGACGCTGGGCAAGGCGCATTTCTGGACCTCGCTGGTGTTCATCAACATCGTCTTCATGCCGATGTTCTGGCAGGGCATGGCGGGACTGTCGCGCCGCCTCTACGATCCGACCTTCTACGCGCACGGCGCGGCGGTGCAGGACCTCAACGTGCTGATCTCCTATGGCGCGTGGGGGCTGGGGCTGGCGCAGCTCATCTTCATCTACAACTTCTTCGCCAGTATCTTCGCCGGCGAGCGGGTCACCAACGACAATCCCTGGGAGGCCACGACGCTGGAATGGGCCGCGCCCACGCCGCCGCCGCACGGCAACTTCGCGCACGCGCCGGCGGTCTATCGCGGCCCCTACGAGTACAGCGTCCCCGGCGCCGCCGCCGACTACATTCCGCAGTTCGACAAATAGGAGAGCGGCTCAATGTCTTCGATGGAAATCGCCCATATCACCGAGCCGCATCCGGACACCGGGCTGGTCAATTCCAAGCTGGGAGTGTGGCTGTTCCTGGCCTCGGAGGTGATGCTGTTCGGGGCGCTGTTCTCGTCGCTGATCCTGCTGCGGATCAGCTCGCTGGAGTGGCCTCACGGCACCGAGTACCTGAACGTCCCGCTGGCCACGCTCAACACGATGGTGCTGATCACGTCGTCGGTCACGGCGGTGATGGCGTGGGCTTCGCTCAAGGTGAACGACTGGGCCAAGCACCGCATGTACCTGGCCGCGACGCTGCTGTGCGGCTTCGGGTTCATGATCATCAAGTACATCGAGTACACGAGCAAGTTCGAGCACGGCTACTACCCGAACACGAACAACTTCCTCGGCATCTACTTCACGATGACGGGGCTGCACGCGATCCACGTGCTCGGCGGCATGGTCGTAATGGCCTACTTCCTCGGACCCGGCGCCAGGCTGTGGCAGCACAACCGCGAGCAGTTCACGGATCGCATCGAGGGCTTCGGTCTGTACTGGCACTTCGTCGACCTCGTGTGGATCTTCCTGTTCCCCACGCTGTACCTGCTCTAGGAGACATCGATGAGCCACGACGCGCATTTCGATCTGTCCGCGCACGTCCGAAAGTACGTGGCGGTGTTCGGCTCGCTGGCCGTTCTCACGGTCGTCACCGTGGCGATCTCCTACCTGCACCTGTCGCCGGCGGCGGCGGTGACGCTGGCGCTGGCCGTGGCACTGACCAAG is a window from the Candidatus Limnocylindrales bacterium genome containing:
- a CDS encoding HEAT repeat domain-containing protein — protein: MKLSPGQAAVLASVLLTATSAGAQFTDHPAVKRYDRVAKGANVEEWKRRLTEETDVKTRLEAVDSLGTKGGEEGIRPLIEATADSDIRIRIKAIDYLGLMKAKEATPALMQLLFLSDTGREEKLRVLTALSRIPDPTTSARLLNYARTVADQELACHAVYALGEIGDASVRDGVEELRRTRPSPDMERLANDALVKIDTKRNAPKFEEPTMLELERKLARQPEKKSR
- a CDS encoding cbb3-type cytochrome c oxidase subunit I, translating into MSETHHHPELPFWRKYIFSVDHKVIGIQYGITALFFLFFGFCLIMLLRWQLAFPGQALPLIGGWFSDATMPGGVMLPEFYNQLGAMHGTIMVFLGVVPLAVGGFGNYVVPLQVGAPDMAFPKLNMASYWSFFVGGVVMLLSFFIPEGGAAQSGWTSYPPLASIAPEGQTWWLVGMLFLIFSSLLGSVNFIVTIMHLRAPGLTMMRLPFFVWAQLVTSFLLLLAFPPLQAAATLQFMDRVFGTSFFLPTGLVVGGSAADIAGGGNPLLYQHLFWFLAHPEVYVLILPAMGIVGEVIANNIRKPLWGYRSLVYSLIFLGFMSFIVWAHHMFQTGMGTAMSIFFQTTTMIISIPSVIILTALIISLWGGSIRFTVPMLFALAFLPMFGIGGLTGLPLGLASPDIHLHDTFYVIGHFHYVVAPGTLFALFAGIYYWFPKATGRMMNQTLGKAHFWTSLVFINIVFMPMFWQGMAGLSRRLYDPTFYAHGAAVQDLNVLISYGAWGLGLAQLIFIYNFFASIFAGERVTNDNPWEATTLEWAAPTPPPHGNFAHAPAVYRGPYEYSVPGAAADYIPQFDK
- a CDS encoding cytochrome c oxidase subunit 3; the protein is MEIAHITEPHPDTGLVNSKLGVWLFLASEVMLFGALFSSLILLRISSLEWPHGTEYLNVPLATLNTMVLITSSVTAVMAWASLKVNDWAKHRMYLAATLLCGFGFMIIKYIEYTSKFEHGYYPNTNNFLGIYFTMTGLHAIHVLGGMVVMAYFLGPGARLWQHNREQFTDRIEGFGLYWHFVDLVWIFLFPTLYLL